CAGCCAGACGTTAAACTTCTCACCCACGCGCTGACGCACCTGATGGGCCAACTGCACGACATCATCGCTGGTGGCATTGTTTTCGTTGATAAGCACCAGCGCCTGCTGGCGATGTACCGCCGCGCCACCGCAGGTGGTGCCTTTGAGCTGACACTGATCGATCAACCAACCGGCAGCGAGCTTGACGCTGCCATCCGCCTGCGGGTAGTGCGGCGCGTTCGGCCATTCTGCAAGCAGGGTCTGTGCGTTTTCGGCGGCGATCACCGGATTTTTAAAGAAACTCCCGGCATTACCGTTCACTTTCGGGTCAGGCAATTTGCTCATTCGCATCTGGCAGACTGCCGCAAAAATCTCTTTCGCAGTTACAGTCGCGGGATCAAGACGGGTTAAATCACCGTAGGAGAGGACCGGCTGCCAGTTTTTGGTCAGGCGCAGACCGACCGCGACGATGACATATTTGTCCTGATATTCATGTTTGAAAATGCTGTCGCGGTAGCCGAAACGGCACTCATCGGCTTGTAAACGACGCGCTTCACCGGTCGCCAGCTCAATACAATCAACATATTCACAGACATGTTTGAGCTCGATGCCGTAGGCACCGATGTTCTGAATAGGGGATGAACCGGCGCAGCCAGGGATCAGGGCAAGGTTTTCCAGCCCTGGCATGTTGTGTTCAAGGGTGTATTGCACCAGATCGTGCCAGTTTTCTCCGGCACCCACATGCAGACGCCAGCATTCCTGCGTCTCCTCAACCGCAATCCCACGGATGCGGTTAACGATCACCGTGCCGGAAAAGTCTTCCAGAAAGAGAACATTACTGCCCTCGCCCAGAATAAGAACCGGTTGGTGTTGTTGCATTGCATGATTCCATGCGGCCAGCAGCTGCTGCGCATCGTCGGCTCGCACGATCTGTCGGGCATTTCGGTCGATGCCGAAGGTATTCCAGGGCTTAAGGGAGTGATTCATAGACGCTATCCAGATGCAAAAACCGGGATAGTTTACCCCATTGGGGGATCTTTGTCGGCTGGAATTGCCGGGCCTGGGGGGGGTTGTAGGCCGGGTAAGGCGAAGCCGCCACCCGGTGGTTTTTCCCGCCGCAACGCAAAAAGCCCATCCGGGAGGATGGGCTTCTTACTTATTTGATGCCTGGCAGTTCCCTACTCTCGCATGGGGAGACCCCACACTACCATCGGCGCTACGGCGTTTCACTTCTGAGTTCGGCATGGGGTCAGGTGGGACCACCGCGCTACAGCCGCCAGGCAAATTCTGTCTCCGACACGCCCTTCGGGCCTGTCAGTTAATCTGTATCAGCTGAAAATCGTCTCAAATCCGCCGAAACAGCTTCGGCGTTGTAAGGTTAAGCCTCACGGTTCATTAGTATCGGTTAGCTCAACGCATCGCTGCGCTTACACACCCGACCTATCAACGTCGTCGTCTTCAACGTTCCTTCAGGAGCCTTAAAGGCTCAGGGAGAACTCATCTCGGGGCAAGTTTCGTGCTTAGATGCTTTCAGCACTTATCTCTTCCGCATTTAGCTACCGGGCAGTGCCATTGGCATGACAACCCGAACACCAGTGATGCGTCCACTCCGGTCCTCTCGTACTAGGAGCAGCCCCCCCTCAATTCTCCAGCGCCCACGGCAGATAGGGACCGAACTGTCTCACGACGTTCTAAACCCAGCTCGCGTACCACTTTAAACGGCGAACAGCCGTACCCTTGGGACCTACTTCAGCCCCAGGATGTGATGAGCCGACATCGAGGTGCCAAACACCGCCGTCGATATGAACTCTTGGGCGGTATCAGCCTGTTATCCCCGGAGTACCTTTTATCCGTTGAGCGATGGCCCTTCCATACAGAACCACCGGATCACTATGACCTGCTTTCGCACCTGCTCGAGCCGTCACTCTCGCAGTCAAGCTAGCTTATGCCATTGCACTAACCTCCTGATGTCCGACCAGGATTAGCTAACCTTCGTGCTCCTCCGTTACTCTTTAGGAGGAGACCGCCCCAGTCAAACTACCCACCAGACACTGTCCGCAACCCGGGTAACGGGTCCACGTTAGAACACCAGCCATTAAAGGGTGGTATTTCAAGGTTGGCTCCACGCAGACTGGCGTCCACGCTTCAAAGCCTCCCACCTATCCTACACATCAAGGACCAGTGTTCAGTGTCAAGCTATAGTAAAGGTTCACGGGGTCTTTCCGTCTTGCCGCGGGTACACTGCATCTTCACAGCGATTTCAATTTCACTGAGTCTCGGGTGGAGACAGCCTGGCCATCATTACGCCATTCGTGCAGGTCGGAACTTACCCGACAAGGAATTTCGCTACCTTAGGACCGTTATAGTTACGGCCGCCGTTTACCGGGGCTTCGATCAAGAGCTTCGCGTTGCCGCTAACCCCATCAATTAACCTTCCGGCACCGGGCAGGCGTCACACCGTATACGTCCACTTTCGTGTTTGCACAGTGCTGTGTTTTTAATAAACAGTTGCAGCCAGCTGGTATCTTCGACTGATTTCAGCTCCACCCGCAGGGGCTTCACCTACATATCAGCGTGCCTTCTCCCGAAGTTACGGCACCATTTTGCCTAGTTCCTTCACCCGAGTTCTCTCAAGCGCCTTGGTATTCTCTACCTGACCACCTGTGTCGGTTTGGGGTACGATTTGATGTTACCTGATGCTTAGAGGCTTTTCCTGGAAGCAGGGCATTTGTTGCTTCAGCACCGTAGTGCCTCGTCATCACACCTCAGCGTTGAAAAGGTACCGGATTTACCTGGAACCTCCGCCTACATGCTTAAACCGGGACAACCGTCGCCCGGCCAACATAGCCTTCTCCGTCCCCCCTTCGCAGTAACACCGAGTACAGGAATATTAACCTGTTTCCCATCGACTACGCCTTTCGGCCTCGCCTTAGGGGTCGACTCACCCTGCCCCGATTAACGTTGGACAGGAACCCTTGGTCTTCCGGCGAGCGGGCTTTTCACCCGCTTTATCGTTACTTATGTCAGCATTCGCACTTCTGATACCTCCAGCAGACCTCACAGTCCACCTTCGACGGCTTACAGAACGCTCCCCTACCCAACAACACATAGTGTCGCTGCCGCAGCTTCGGTGCATGGTTTAGCCCCGTTACATCTTCCGCGCAGGCCGACTCGACCAGTGAGCTATTACGCTTTCTTTAAATGATGGCTGCTTCTAAGCCAACATCCTGGCTGTCTGTGCCTTCCCACATCGTTTCCCACTTAACCATGACTTTGGGACCTTAGCTGGCGGTCTGGGTTGTTTCCCTCTTCACGACGGACGTTAGCACCCGCCGTGTGTCTCCCGTGATAACATTCTCCGGTATTCGCAGTTTGCATCGGGTTGGTAAGCCGGGATGGCCCCCTAGCCGAAACAGTGCTCTACCCCCCGGAGATGAATTCACGAGGCGCTACCTAAATAGCTTTCGGGGAGAACCAGCTATCTCCCGGTTTGATTGGCCTTTCACCCCCAGCCACAAGTCATCCGCTAATTTTTCAACATTAGTCGGTTCGGTCCTCCAGTTAGTGTTACCCAACCTTCAACCTGCCCATGGCTAGATCACCGGGTTTCGGGTCTATACCCTGCAACTTAACGCCCAGTTAAGACTCGGTTTCCCTTCGGCTCCCCTATACGGTTAACCTTGCTACAGAATATAAGTCGCTGACCCATTATACAAAAGGTACGCAGTCACACCACAAGGGTGCTCCCACTGCTTGTACGTACACGGTTTCAGGTTCTTTTTCACTCCCCTCGCCGGGGTTCTTTTCGCCTTTCCCTCACGGTACTGGTTCACTATCGGTCAGTCAGGAGTATTTAGCCTTGGAGGATGGTCCCCCCATATTCAGACAGGATACCACGTGTCCCGCCCTACTCTTCGAGTTCACAGCAAGTGTATCTTCGTGTACGGGAGTATCACCCTGTACCCTGCGACTTTCCAGACGCTTCCACTGACACACATGCTGATTCAGACTCTGGGCTGTTCCCCGTTCGCTCGCCGCTACTGGGGGAATCTCGGTTGATTTCTTTTCCTCAGGGTACTTAGATGTTTCAGTTCCCCTGGTTCGCTTCGTTAAGCTATGTATTCACTTAACGATAGTGCAACGGATTGCACTGGGTTTCCCCATTCGGAAATCGTCGGTTATAACGGTTCATATCACCTTACCGACGCTTATCGCAGATTAGCACGTCCTTCATCGCCTCTGACTGCCTAGGCATCCACCGTGTACGCTTGGTCGCTTAACCTCACAACCCGAAGATGTTTCACTTCTGATTGCGAAAATTTGAGAGACTCCAACACACCGCTTATCTGCTCTTATTACGGAGAACAGACACGGCGTGTCGTTTCAATTTTCAGCTTGATCCAGATTTTTAAAGAGCAAAACTTCGCAGCGCACCTTCTCAGGTACACTCTGAAGTTTTCTTGTTGTCGCAGTAAAGGATGGTGGAGCTATGCGGGATCGAACCGCAGACCTCCTGCGTGCAAGGCAGGCGCTCTCCCAGCTGAGCTATAACCCCATCGCAAAATGCTAATCTCTGTACCGCTCATCCTTTATCACAAGGAGTTTGGTAGGCCTGAGTGGACTTGAACCACCGACCTCACCCTTATCAGGGGTGCGCTCTAACCACCTGAGCTACAAGCCTGCAGAGATTTTTTACTGCTTACTTTTCATCAGACAATCTGTGTGAGCACTGCAAAGGCAGGTTCTTTAAGGTAAGGAGGTGATCCAACCGCAGGTTCCCCTACGGTTACCTTGTTACGACTTCACCCCAGTCATGAATCACAAAGTGGTAAGCGCCCTCCCGAAGGTTAAGCTACCTACTTCTTTTGCAACCCACTCCCATGGTGTGACGGGCGGTGTGTACAAGGCCCGGGAACGTATTCACCGTAGCATTCTGATCTACGATTACTAGCGATTCCGACTTCATGGAGTCGAGTTGCAGACTCCAATCCGGACTACGACGCACTTTATGAGGTCCGCTTGCTCTCGCGAGGTCGCTTCTCTTTGTATGCGCCATTGTAGCACGTGTGTAGCCCTACTCGTAAGGGCCATGATGACTTGACGTCATCCCCACCTTCCTCCAGTTTATCACTGGCAGTCTCCTTTGAGTTCCCGGCCTAACCGCTGGCAACAAAGGATAAGGGTTGCGCTCGTTGCGGGACTTAACCCAACATTTCACAACACGAGCTGACGACAGCCATGCAGCACCTGTCTCAGAGTTCCCGAAGGCACCAAAGCATCTCTGCTAAGTTCTCTGGATGTCAAGAGTAGGTAAGGTTCTTCGCGTTGCATCGAATTAAACCACATGCTCCACCGCTTGTGCGGGCCCCCGTCAATTCATTTGAGTTTTAACCTTGCGGCCGTACTCCCCAGGCGGTCGACTTAACGCGTTAGCTCCGGAAGCCACTCCTCAAGGGAACAACCTCCAAGTCGACATCGTTTACGGCGTGGACTACCAGGGTATCTAATCCTGTTTGCTCCCCACGCTTTCGCACCTGAGCGTCAGTCTTTGTCCAGGGGGCCGCCTTCGCCACCGGTATTCCTCCAGATCTCTACGCATTTCACCGCTACACCTGGAATTCTACCCCCCTCTACAAGACTCTAGCCTGCCAGTTTCGAATGCAGTTCCCAGGTTGAGCCCGGGGATTTCACATCCGACTTGACAGACCGCCTGCGTGCGCTTTACGCCCAGTAATTCCGATTAACGCTTGCACCCTCCGTATTACCGCGGCTGCTGGCACGGAGTTAGCCGGTGCTTCTTCTGCGGGTAACGTCAATTGCTGAGGTTATTAACCTCAGCACCTTCCTCCCCGCTGAAAGTACTTTACAACCCGAAGGCCTTCTTCATACACGCGGCATGGCTGCATCAGGCTTGCGCCCATTGTGCAATATTCCCCACTGCTGCCTCCCGTAGGAGTCTGGACCGTGTCTCAGTTCCAGTGTGGCTGGTCATCCTCTCAGACCAGCTAGGGATCGTCGCCTAGGTGAGCCATTACCCCACCTACTAGCTAATCCCATCTGGGCACATCTGATGGCAAGAGGCCCGAAGGTCCCCCTCTTTGGTCTTGCGACGTTATGCGGTATTAGCTACCGTTTCCAGTAGTTATCCCCCTCCATCAGGCAGTTTCCCAGACATTACTCACCCGTCCGCCGCTCGCCGGCAAAGTAGCAAGCTACTTTCCGCTGCCGCTCGACTTGCATGTGTTAGGCCTGCCGCCAGCGTTCAATCTGAGCCATGATCAAACTCTTCAATTTAAGTTTGATGCTCGTGAATTAAACTTCGTAATGAATTACGTATGTTCACTCAGAGACTTGGTATTCATTTATTGTCCGAAGACATTAAGAATCCATGTCACTTTGAGTGCCCACACAGATTGTCTGATAAATTGTTAAAGAGCAGTGCAACGCGGCTTTCGCTCACCGTTGCGAGGTCCCGTATAATACGTTTTCCTCTTTCAGAGTCAAGCGATTATTTCGCGCTTTTCTCTGCTGACCCGGCGGCTTGTCTGCCGTTGTTCCGTGTCAGTGGAGGCGCATTATAGGGAGTTCTTCGGCGGTGACAAGCATAAATCTCAAAAAGTTTTTCGTTCGCTTACTTTTCAATCTTTACGTTTATTAAAGCCGCGGATTGCCGGTTAATTGCGCGATTTCACGGGCGAAACTGGAGACCTGGGGCCAGTCGGTATAGACCACTTCTTTGCGTGTATCCGTTTCGCCGCCGGTCATCTTCATAATAAGACGGATCATAAAGCGATCGTACCAGCGATAGCGTGGGTAACGCAGCGCGCCGGCAAAGACGGCACAGGCAGCTGGCTTCCAGGGCGAGCTCAGCAAAAACTTACGCGTGTAGCTGTTGGTCTGCGGGGTACGCTTCTCCGCTTTACGCGCTACCAGGTTCACGGAGAAGAAAGCGCCCGGCAGGCTGTTCAGCGCTGCCGTATGCTTTTTCACAAAGCGATCCACCGCCGGATGGAAATGGCCGTAGCGTATGGAAGCGCCGATCACCACGCGGTCATACTCCTGCCACGCAATCTCTTCGGCGCGGTTCAGGTTAATGACGTCGGCATAGATGCCCTGCTCTTTTAACTCAGAAGCCAAAAAAGCGGCAATCTCGCGCGTTTGCCCGTCGCGCGTTGAAAATAGAATAAGTGTTTTCACAAATGGCTCCCTTTTATTCGCGCCAGAATGTTGGGGTAAAGAGGACCAACAGCGTAAAGACCTCAAGACGCCCGAACAGCATGTTGGCAATCAGGATCCACTTCGCGGTCGGATTCATGCTGGCAAAGTTATCTGCGACCACGCCAAGGCCGGGTCCCAGGTTATTCAGTGTGGCCACAACGGAGGCGAACGCCGAGAAGTCATCCACGCCCGTCGCGATAATCGCCAGCATGCTGACGATGAAGACCAGCGCATAGGCGGAGAAGAAGCCCCACACCGCTTCGAGAATACGTTCCGGCAGCGCGCGGTTACCCAGCTTGATGCTGTAAACCGCATTCGGGTGCACCAGACGTTTAAGCTCGCGGTTGCCCTGCTTGAACAGCAGCAGGATACGGATCACTTTCAAACCACCGCCCGTCGACCCGGCACAGCCGCCGATGAAGGCCGAACAGAGTAGCAGGACCGGCAGGAAAAGCGGCCAGCGCGCAATGCTGTCGGTGGTAAAGCCTGCGGTCGTCGCCATCGACACCACCTGGAAGAAGGCCTGGTTCAGCGTGGTGACCGCCGAAGCATAGACATCGTGTAGCCACAGCACCAGGGTGCAGATCACCACCAGCGTCAGCTGCACGCCGATAAACATGCGGAATTCCGGATCGCGCCAGTACACCTTCAGGTTACGGCCACTCAGTAAAGAGAAGTGCAGACCATAGTTACAGCCGGAGATGAGCAGGAAGACCGCAATGATGGTGTTGATCGTCGGGCTGTCAAAATAGCCGATGCTGGCATCATGGGTAGAAAACCCGCCAATCGCGATGGTGGCAAAGCTATGGCCGATAGCATCAAAGGCCGGCATCCCGGCAAACCACAGCGCCAGCGCACAGGCGACGGTCAGCAGCACATAGATGAGCCACAAGGTTTTAGCCGTCTCGGCGATACGCGGGCGCATCTTGTTATCTTTCAGCGGCCCCGGCATCTCGGCCCGGTAGAGCTGCATCCCCCCGACGCCCAGTATCGGCAGGATCGCCACGGCTAATACGATGATCCCCATCCCGCCAAACCACTGCAGCATCTGCCGGTAAAAGAGGATGGCATGGGGCAGCGAGTCCAGCCCCACCAGCGTGGTTGCCCCGGTGGTGGTCAGCCCTGAGAAGGATTCAAAGAACGCATCGGTGATGGTCAGGTTGGGCTGTTCAGAAAAGATGAAGGGCAATGCCCCCACGCTGCCCAGCACGGTCCAGAACAGCACCACGATCAGGAAGCCTTCGCGGGATTTGAGCTCCCCTTTCTCACGACGGTTAGGCCACCACAGCAGGGAGCCAATCATCAGCGCGACGAAAAAGGTCTGCGTAAAGGCCCGGCCCGCACCATCCCGATAAATAAGCGCCACCAGTCCGGGGAGGATCATCGTCCCGGAAAAGAGTATGACCAGCAATCCAACGATTCGGGTTATGGCACGAAAATGCATCTCTGCCGCTTCCTTAGGTATTCAATAAGTAAGGTGGGGATTATTCTTCAATCGGCCGTAATTGCAACGAACCACGACTAAAATCAGCCAGTTTTGCTGAGAATGCCGGAAGCGACGCCTGGGGTAGCGCCACACGCAATTGCACCGTCGCCTGGTAATCACTGTGCACAATCAGGCCCTGATACTGCTTCAGCAACGCTTCGATGCCGGATAACTGGGCGTAATCGCACAATAAAGTATATTCGGTAAGTGGCGTTTTGCGGATCGTTGTCAGATGATTCAGCGCCTGCTGGACCCCGCCGCCATAGGCCTTAACCAGCCCGCCCGTTCCCAATAAAACGCCGCCGTAGTAACGCACCACGACGGCGGTGATTTCGCCAACGCCGCTGCCCATTAACTGGGAGAGCATGGGTTTGCCCGCCGTGCCCGCCGGTTCACCATCATCCGAGAACCCCAGCTTCTGTGAATCATCAGGCGGCCCGGCCACCCACGCCACGCAGTGGTGGCGGGCGTCAGGATGTTCTGCCCGTACTGACTCAACAAAGGCTTTTGCCGCCTCCACGCCGTCGGTATGGGCCAACAGCGTGATGAAACGGCTTTTTTTGATCTCTTCCGTAAAGGTGACCGGCGCTGCCGGTATGAGCCAGCTCTCCATTACGCCAGCTTCAGATCTCGCGTCATGTTTTCCGTACCGTTTTCGTGGATCACCACGTTATCTTCGATACGGATGCCACCAAACGGCTTCAGCGCTTCAATTTTCTGCCAGTTGAAGTGCTTGCTGAACTGCCCTTCGCGCCACGGCGCCAGCAGAGACTCAATGAAGTAGATGCCCGGCTCGATGGTCAGCACCATGCGCGGCTGCAGGATGCGGGTGCAGCGCAGGTAAGGATATTTGGACGGCGCCGCCAGATGGGTACCGGTGTCATCCTGCATAAAGCCAGCGGTGTCGTGCACCTGCAGACCCAGCGGGTGGCCGATACCGTGCGGCATAAACGGCCCGGTCAGGTCGTTTTCCACCATCGCCTCTTCGCTCATATCGCTGACGATCTGATGTTTACGCAGCAGCTTCGCAATGCGCTGATGGAACTGAACGTGGTAATCCACGTAGCTCACACCGGCCTTCATGGTGGCGATCAGGGCCAGCTGTTCTTCATTCACGTCTTTGATCAGCTGGGCGAACTCGGTATCGCTGTTGCCGGCCCAGGTACGGGTCAGGTCAGCGGCATAGCCGTTGTACTCTGCCCCGGCATCCAGCAGGAAGCTGCGCATTTCGGACGGCGCGCGGTGATCGAGTTTGGTGTAGTGCAGCACCGCCGCGTGCTCATTCAGCGCCACGATGTTGCTGTACGGCACGTCGGTATCACGATGGCCGGTGGCGGTCAGGTAGGCCTGGTTAATATCGAACTCGCTCATGCCGGACAGGAAGGCTTCGTGCGCCGCACGGTGGCCGTTGACCGCCGTTTTTTGCGCTTCACGCATGCACGCCAGCTCATAGTCGGTCTTATAGGAGCGGTAGTAGTGCAGATAGTCGATCACGCCTTTCGGGTTGATGTTATCCGCAGCGATCTCCAGACCGCGCGCGCGCTCCGGTACCGGGCCAATGTAGGCAATGTTGCCGCGGGTAGCAGGTAACTGGCTGCCAATGCCGTCGGCTTTCGGCAGGGCAATCACCTCGATCTCTTCCGTCCAGAAGGAGGTCGGCAGCGGTTCCACGTTGTGCCAGTAATCCACCGGCAGGTAGAACCACAGTTTTGGCTTGTTCACGCCATCCACCAGCAACCAGCAATTGGGAACCTGGGTTACCGGCACCCAGGCTTTAAATTGCGGGTTCACCTTGAAGGGATAAGCGTGATCGTCGAGAAAGACATTAAACAGCTCGCCGGAGTGGATGAGCAAGGCATCCAGCTTAAAGCGAGCCAGTACGTCGCGGGTACGTTCCTGTAACGTAACAATGTGATTTTTATACAGCGCGGCCAGTGAGTCCATCGTTCTTCCTTTTGTTTTGACCTCAAGTCACCGCATCTTAGCACACCTCAGAAAGGCTGCGTGATCTCCGCCGAGCGTGATCAGACCTACAATTATTTAATGAGTAATTTGCATTTCATTAACACAAAACCCACACTCCGAATCATCTGGTATGACCAGATCCAATTGCTGGATTCAGGAGACCGACATGCTCTACAAAGGCGACACCCTGTACGTAGACTGGCTGGAAGGTGGCATTGCCGAACTGGTGTTCGACGCCCCCGGCTCAGTGAATAAACTGGACACCGCAACCGTGGCCAGCCTTGGCCACGCGCTGGACGTGCTTGAAAAACAAGCCGACCTAAAAGGTCTGCTGCTGCGTTCCGAAAAAGCGGCATTTATCGTCGGCGCAGACATCACCGAATTTCTCTCCCTGTTCCTGGTCCCCCAGGAGCAGCTGAGCCAGTGGCTGCATTTTGCCAACAGCGTCTTTAACCGCCTGGAAGATCTGCCGGTCCCGACCATCGCCGCGGTCAACGGCTATGCGCTCGGCGGCGGCTGCGAATGCGTGCTGGCGACCGATTACCGTCTGGCCACGCCGGATCTGCGCATCGGCCTGCCGGAAACCAAGCTGGGCATTATGCCGGGCTTTGGCGGCTCGGTCCGTCTGCCGCGCCTGCTGGGTGCCGACAGCGCCCTGGAGATCATTGCGGCCGGTAAAGACGTGGGTGCCGATCAGGCGTTAAAACTCGGTCTGGTGGATGGCGTGGTTAAGCCTGAAAAACTGCATGAAGGGGCGCTGGCCATTCTGCGTCAGGCGATCAACGGCGACCTCGACTGGAAAGCGAAGCGTCAGCCGAAGCTGGAGCCTCTGCACTTAAGTAAAATTGAAGCCACCATGAGTTTCACCATTGCCAAAGGCATGGTGATGCAGACGACGGGTAAACACTATCCGGCGCCGATCACCGCGGTGAAAACCATCGAAGCCGCCGCACGTCTGGGCCGTGACGAAGCACTGAAATTAGAAAACCAAAGTTTTGTCCCGCTGGCTCACACCAACGAAGCCCGTGCGCTGGTCGGTATTTTCCTCAACGATCAGTTCGTGAAAGGCAAAGCGAAGCAGCTCACCAAAAATGTTGAGACGCCAAAACAGGCGGCGGTGCTGGGCGCAGGCATTATGGGAGGCGGCATCGCTTACCAGTCGGCGTGGAAAGGCGTGCCGGTGGTGATGAAAGACATCAACGAGAAGTCGCTGACCCTGGGCATGACCGAAGCGGCCAAGCTGCTGAACAAACAGCTCGAACGCGGCAAAATCGACGGCCTGAAGCTCTCCGGAGTGATCTCCACTATTCACCCGACCCTGGAATACAGCGGGTTCGATCGTGTAGATGTGGTTGTCGAAGCGGTGGTCGAAAACCCGAAAGTGAAAAAAGCGGTGCTGGCAGAGACGGAAGACAAGGTCCACCCGGATACGGTCCTGGCCTCCAACACCTCCACCATCCCCATCAGCGAACTGGCCAGCGTCCTCAAGCGCCCGGAAAACTTCTGCGGCATGCACTTCTTTAACCCGGTGCACCGTATGCCGCTGGTTGAAGTGATCCGCGGGGAGAAAACCTCTGACGAGACCCTCGCCAAAGTGGTGGCCTGGGCCAGCAAGATGGGCAAAACCCCGATTGTGGTTAACGACTGCCCGGGCTTCTTCGTCAACCGCGTGCTGTTCCCGTACTTTGCCGGTTTTAGCCAGCTGCTGCGCGACGGGGCAGATTTCCGCAAGATCGACAAAGTGATGGAAAAACAGTTTGGCTGGCCGATGGGCCCGGCTTATCTGCTGGACGTGGTCGGGATTGATACCGCGCATCACGCTCAGGCGGTGATGGCGGCAGGCTTCCCACAGCGGATGCAGAAAGATTACCGCGATGCCATCGACGCTCTGTACGAATCGAACCGCTACGGGCAGAAAAACGGCCTCGGCTTCTGGCGTTATAAAGAAGACAGCAAGGGCAAACCGAAGAAAGAGGAAGACGCAGCCGTGGATAGCCTGCTGGCAGAGGTCAGCCACGCGAAGCGCGATTTCAGCGACGAAGAGATTATTGCCCGCATGATGATCCCGATGGTCAACGAAGTGGTGCGCTGTCTCGAAGAGGGCGTTATTGCCAGCCCTGCGGAAGCGGATATGGCGCTGGTGTACGGCCTGGGCTTCCCTCCGTTCCACGGCGGCGCGTTCCGCTGGCTGGATACGCTGGGCAGCGCCCGCTATCTGGATATGACGCAGCAGTATGAGCATCTCGGCGCGCTGTATCAGGCTCCGGAAGGTCTGCGTACCAAAGCGCGTAATAATGAAGCGTACTATCCCCCGGTTGAGCCTGCCCGTCCGGTTGGCGCACTGAAAACGGCTTAAGGAGTCACAATGGAACAGGTTGTCATTGTCGATGCAATTCGCACCCCGATGGGCCGTTCGAAGGGCGGCGCATTTCGTAACGTGCGCGCGGAAGATCTCTCCGCACATTTAATGCGTAGCCTGCTGGCGCGCAACCCGGCGCTGGAAGCTACCGCGCTGGACGATATCTACTGGGGCTGCGTTCAGCAGACCCTGGAGCAGGGTTTTAACATCGCCCGTAATGCGGCCCTGCTGGCGGAAATCCCGCATTCGGTACCGGCTGTCACCGTCAACCGCCTGTGCGGTTCGTCAATGCAGGCCCTGCACGATGCGGCACGCATGATCATGACCGGCGATGCGCAGGTGTGCATGATTGGCGGCGTGGAGCACATGGGCCACGTGCCGATGAACCACGGCGTCGATTTCCACCCCGGCATGAGCCGCACCGTGGCGAAAGCTGCGGGCATGATGGGCCTGACGGCAGAGATGCTCTCCCGCCTGCACGGTATCAGCCGTGAAATGCAGGACAGCTTTGCCGCCCGCTCCCACGCCCGTGCCTGGGCCGCGACGCAGTCCGGCGCATTCAAAAATGAGATTCTGCCCACCGGCGGTCACGACGCTGACGGCGTGCTGAAGCAGTTCTATTTCGATGAAGTGATCCGCCCGGAAACCACCGTTGAGGCCCTCTCGACGCTGAAACCGGCCTTTGATCCGGTCACCGGCACCGTGACGGCAGGCAGCTCTTCTGCCCTGTCCGATGGTGCGGCGGCGATGCTGGTGATGAGCGA
This Leclercia sp. S52 DNA region includes the following protein-coding sequences:
- a CDS encoding IMPACT family protein; its protein translation is MESWLIPAAPVTFTEEIKKSRFITLLAHTDGVEAAKAFVESVRAEHPDARHHCVAWVAGPPDDSQKLGFSDDGEPAGTAGKPMLSQLMGSGVGEITAVVVRYYGGVLLGTGGLVKAYGGGVQQALNHLTTIRKTPLTEYTLLCDYAQLSGIEALLKQYQGLIVHSDYQATVQLRVALPQASLPAFSAKLADFSRGSLQLRPIEE
- the hemG gene encoding menaquinone-dependent protoporphyrinogen IX dehydrogenase, whose amino-acid sequence is MKTLILFSTRDGQTREIAAFLASELKEQGIYADVINLNRAEEIAWQEYDRVVIGASIRYGHFHPAVDRFVKKHTAALNSLPGAFFSVNLVARKAEKRTPQTNSYTRKFLLSSPWKPAACAVFAGALRYPRYRWYDRFMIRLIMKMTGGETDTRKEVVYTDWPQVSSFAREIAQLTGNPRL
- the murB gene encoding UDP-N-acetylmuramate dehydrogenase — its product is MNHSLKPWNTFGIDRNARQIVRADDAQQLLAAWNHAMQQHQPVLILGEGSNVLFLEDFSGTVIVNRIRGIAVEETQECWRLHVGAGENWHDLVQYTLEHNMPGLENLALIPGCAGSSPIQNIGAYGIELKHVCEYVDCIELATGEARRLQADECRFGYRDSIFKHEYQDKYVIVAVGLRLTKNWQPVLSYGDLTRLDPATVTAKEIFAAVCQMRMSKLPDPKVNGNAGSFFKNPVIAAENAQTLLAEWPNAPHYPQADGSVKLAAGWLIDQCQLKGTTCGGAAVHRQQALVLINENNATSDDVVQLAHQVRQRVGEKFNVWLEPEVRFIGHHGEVNAVETIA
- the trkH gene encoding Trk system potassium transporter TrkH, with amino-acid sequence MHFRAITRIVGLLVILFSGTMILPGLVALIYRDGAGRAFTQTFFVALMIGSLLWWPNRREKGELKSREGFLIVVLFWTVLGSVGALPFIFSEQPNLTITDAFFESFSGLTTTGATTLVGLDSLPHAILFYRQMLQWFGGMGIIVLAVAILPILGVGGMQLYRAEMPGPLKDNKMRPRIAETAKTLWLIYVLLTVACALALWFAGMPAFDAIGHSFATIAIGGFSTHDASIGYFDSPTINTIIAVFLLISGCNYGLHFSLLSGRNLKVYWRDPEFRMFIGVQLTLVVICTLVLWLHDVYASAVTTLNQAFFQVVSMATTAGFTTDSIARWPLFLPVLLLCSAFIGGCAGSTGGGLKVIRILLLFKQGNRELKRLVHPNAVYSIKLGNRALPERILEAVWGFFSAYALVFIVSMLAIIATGVDDFSAFASVVATLNNLGPGLGVVADNFASMNPTAKWILIANMLFGRLEVFTLLVLFTPTFWRE
- the pepQ gene encoding Xaa-Pro dipeptidase; the protein is MDSLAALYKNHIVTLQERTRDVLARFKLDALLIHSGELFNVFLDDHAYPFKVNPQFKAWVPVTQVPNCWLLVDGVNKPKLWFYLPVDYWHNVEPLPTSFWTEEIEVIALPKADGIGSQLPATRGNIAYIGPVPERARGLEIAADNINPKGVIDYLHYYRSYKTDYELACMREAQKTAVNGHRAAHEAFLSGMSEFDINQAYLTATGHRDTDVPYSNIVALNEHAAVLHYTKLDHRAPSEMRSFLLDAGAEYNGYAADLTRTWAGNSDTEFAQLIKDVNEEQLALIATMKAGVSYVDYHVQFHQRIAKLLRKHQIVSDMSEEAMVENDLTGPFMPHGIGHPLGLQVHDTAGFMQDDTGTHLAAPSKYPYLRCTRILQPRMVLTIEPGIYFIESLLAPWREGQFSKHFNWQKIEALKPFGGIRIEDNVVIHENGTENMTRDLKLA